From the genome of Ardenticatenales bacterium:
TTGTGTATTTATGGGCGGCGAAGGAACACATTGAACGATAAAAAGTGGACATTTTAACCCGATGAAATGAGGACATTCTTAACCGATGTTGACAGGGGGCATGGTCGGCGGCAGCCGCACCCGCTACCTCCCCTTCGGTGCCTACCGCACCGCCCCCACCCAAACCTTTACAGATAGAGGCTTCACCGGCCAGCAGCACAACGACGACCTCGGCCTCATCTACTACAACGCCCGCTACTATTTGCCCGGCATCGCCCGGTTTGTGAGCGCGGATACGGTTGTGCCGGATGCCGCAAACCCCCAAGCCTTCAACCGATACGCCTACGTTCTCAACAATCCGCTCATTTTGACAGACCCTACAGGCCACATTGCTTGCGATAGTAGTAATCTGCCAGGGATGGATCAAGGGGCCTGTGCATCGGGGACAGATGATTACTATCCTACCCAAAGCAGTACCGCCAGTTACATCATTGGTGCCGGCTTTGCAGAGGAAGGGATTCCTACTCAACTTGCCGATTTAGATCATTCGGATTTTTGGGTGCAAGTATTCCGAACCGCTGCCGGCTTTATATCTGAACCACTG
Proteins encoded in this window:
- a CDS encoding RHS repeat-associated core domain-containing protein, which gives rise to MLTGGMVGGSRTRYLPFGAYRTAPTQTFTDRGFTGQQHNDDLGLIYYNARYYLPGIARFVSADTVVPDAANPQAFNRYAYVLNNPLILTDPTGHIACDSSNLPGMDQGACASGTDDYYPTQSSTASYIIGAGFAEEGIPTQLADLDHSDFWVQVFRTAAGFISEPLDWVLTGKEIFSGEISGEEIGATILFAALPIAQGGWADDTVTLYRAVSPGELDDIMHTGIFRPHPDGLSMDTKWFSETLEGAKEWGSRMFDEFEVVNVIVPKDIADQMFIVKNLDGIANARAASDDVLEHFNESIINFLLER